In the Sorghum bicolor cultivar BTx623 chromosome 4, Sorghum_bicolor_NCBIv3, whole genome shotgun sequence genome, tgtgAAATCTAGTTatttaacagtgtttttctATCCACCAAATTAGCCAAGAGTAGCCATGACTATCCAACAAATTAGCCAAGAGTAGCTATGACTTTTATGCTATGCCTAACATACTACTGCGGTCCTACACCACCATTAGCCTACAAAACAACTCTTTCAACTGTCGCAGAGTTGCCACCTGGAGTACCACTGTCTGCCAACAGTGTCGTACAGTAGCCAAAAGAAAATTCTGATTACGTGCAGCATAAAAGTGTccacaccaaaaaaaaaaaaaactgattaCGCGCAGCATAAAAGTGTCCACAGGACAGGATAGCAAGGCATCTGAACCACTTGGAAGTTTCTTTAGCCTATAAACCGTACCACAGGTTTACTACTACTCGTCCATCCATATAAAACAGGATAACCTGTCAAAGCAGAGGTGcgcgctcctccatcatcagcaAGTATAACTTTTTTTTCCCCAAGCCGGAATCAACCAGTAGGCAAATCACCATCAACCGATAATAGTTTTTTAGGCAAAAACTTTTTAATCTGCTGTCCTTAAACGCCCCACAGCCAGACAGCTTATGAACCTATTCGCTGGTGTAAAAAATCATAGCTGAAAATATTGtttgttgatttattatgagagaaaaacactattaaaaaaaatacaatacCAAACTCGTGTGTTGCGGCTAGAACATGAGCCTGCTATTGACAAATGCAATCTTGATCCTCAAAGCAGTTAGTAATCTTGATCTTCAAAGCAGTTAGAACATGACTGCTATTGACAAATGCAGATGGCAGTAGCGAGGGACCAGATTAATGGTACAAACACGACTTCTTAGCAGGCCAAATCAGAGGATTAGCAGGGCGAATCAGACACAGGACGACAATTAGTGGTACTAATAGCAGGAGCAGGGCCAATCAGACACAAGATGACAAGCACAGAACAGGCAGCAATGGGGAAACTGACTGGCACCAGTGTCACCCACAGCAGCAGAAAAGCTTTGCCCTTTTCTCTCTGTTGCCACAGAAACAAATCAACACTCGCTGCAAAGCATCATGCCATCATCATCACAACCATCCACAACAAAGGCAGATGAAGGGTACTACAGTACTAGAAGAAGGTGCCAGCAATTCCATTCCGTACCAAACAACCAGCCGTGTGATCCAACTACCCACAGAACCGTAGTACCACAGGCAGAATCGTGGTACCACAAGCATTGCCCATAATCAGAGATCACACACAGATCACAATGAAGCATTATCGTAATCAGATCAAGCACAGGAAATAACAAGCAAGCACGATTAATCTGGGATAATAATCATCTGATCTCCCTTCCTCAGTCTGGAAGAACAAAaccacaaaaaaaaagagagagaggcaGATTTGACATCTCCTCGGCAACACAAGACCAATCCATCTCACTTCTCAATTCTTCTTAAAACCTTAACAACGACTGACAACGAGACCAAGCACACTCGATGATGATAACTTAACTTGAGTTCTTCTACGAACCAAACGAACCCAAGATGGGGAAACAAAATCTGAAAACGACGGACGGATGGACGGACTGACGCACTCCTCTGCAGCAGGGTggaaggaggaggcggcggcgggcgctCATGGGCGCCCGGATCGGCAAAACTAAAGCGATACTCTGAGAGAGACACAGTGAGAGGTTTCTTAGGCGAGATCTAGAAGGGGGGAGGCGGCGCCATCAGACCAGCAGGTGGTGGAGCGATCCGATCTGATCTGGCGGGACGGGGCCCGGACCGGGACCCACCTTACGTGGGGCAGTCGCGGGCGATGTGGCCGGCCTCGCCGCAGTTGTAGCAGGagcggtcgccgccgccgccgccgccgccgccgaacctccctccaccgccaccaccaccgctggGGCAGTCCCTGGCCATGTGGCCGGTCTGGCCGCAGTTGtagcaggcgccgccgccgccaccaccaccgtagccgccgccgccgccaccgccgtagCCTCCACCTCCGCTGGGGCAGTCCCTGGCCATGTGGCCAGGCTCACCGCACTTGAAGCAGCCACCTCCGCCACCTCCgtagccgccaccgccgccaccgtagcctccaccgccgccgtcgGCGCTGGGGCAGTCCCTGGCCATGTGGCCAGGCTCGCCACACTTGTAGCAGGCGCCGGCTCCACCTCCGCCGCCAGATCTCCGGCCGCCGCCCCAGCTACCGCCATAGCTGCGGCCGCCACCGCCAGATCCGCCGCCTCCGCGGGAGCCGTAGCCACccccgccgcctccgcctcctccactcCCGCCCTTGACGTAAGATCCGTCAGGGCCGGTAACGTCGACGGCCTTGGTGCGGCCGTCGTCGCCCTCCGAGACGGAGAACTCAACCTCCTCGCCCTCGGCGAGGGAGCGGAAGCCCTCCGACTTGATCGACGACTGGTGCACGAACAGGTCCTCGCTGCCGTCCTCGGGGGAGATGAAGCCGAAGCCCTTGGTATCGTTGAACCACTTCACCGTCCCCCGCtgacgcgccgccgccgccatctcaAACCCTAGCTGCTGCTGAGATGAGATGCTAGGGTTAGTCTGGCAGGctgcgatttttttttttttctctccttcttccccaACCCGTCTGCGCGATCTTATCTACTCGGACCGTGGACTCGGCAAGGTACTTATAGAAAGAGGGCGGCGCATACGAGGAAGGCGCGGGAGGATCGGACGGTTGAGATGGCTCGGGGACGTGCGCGGACGGTCGGGTGCGGGCGGTAGCGGCAGCTAGGGGAGGGGGTGGGGTGGGCCCGGGTTGGGAGTCTCACGTGTGGGGTGGGCCCGCATGGCAGGGACGGTCGGGGGAGGGGAAGGCAGCGCCAGGGAGGCGGAGCCGCCGGGGTTGGTGGTTTCTGTGGGTTGATGACGGGTGGGCCCGGCGGTAATGGACACGGTTCGATCCGGTATACACGGGCGTGAATGGCCATGGCCCTCGTGCTCCGCCTCGTGATTGGTGAACCCCATTTTGTTTACACTAGTGGTACTGCTtcttgtttagttacaaaatattttgcaaaatggacactgtagctctttcgtttgtatttgacaaatattgtccaatcatggactaactaggctcaaaagatttgtctcgtcaattccgaccaaactgtgcaattagtttttatttttgtctatatttagtactttatgcatgtgtctaaagattcgatgtgacgggaaatctgaaaaattttgcaaaattttttgggaactaaacaaggctttgtaGTATGGTTTCTGTGATTCTTTGTGgcatgttgttgttgttgtttgtcTGTCTCGACAGAAAAAAAATGTTGTTGTAGTACAATTATGCAGGGAGGGAACCTGTTATATAGATTATAATTATTAGGATTGATGATGATTTCTTGACACGAGAACCTCCCGATTTAGAAAGAAGCCGAATGTCACAAAGGATTGATCCACAAAAAGGAAGTGAGAATGCAATTTCgagtaaaaaaataataaattaagGAACATGTTGCGAATGTTAGGCAGGGTTAACAGCCTAAATCTCCTAAATTGCCTAAAAACTATAGTAAAATAATTGGCTAAAACACTACTCCATCTACATTAGCGCTCCTATTTTCAAACATGACTCACAAATACATCGATACACAACTCACAAACAAAGCCAACTAGAACAACAAATAACCTATACATATGTAACACCTACAAGAAGGATGCAACATCAGGGTCCTGCATCATCTATCTAGTAGAACTAGGATATGAGTCTGATCCTACAGCATTAGTCTAGTAGATTTGGGACATGAGCCTTCATCTATCTAGTAGAACTAGGACATGAGTCTGATCCTACAGCATTAGTCTAGTAGATTTGGGACAGGAGTCTTCACTCGGATGTCTCTCGTTGGTGTGGAAGAGAGTACTACAACGTACAATTCATCATCAACAACTAGACACAATCAAACAATGAATTTTTCTAGAACTCTAGCACTATCAGCAATGTCGTAAGTCATGATCGTCAAACAACAAGCTAGCAATTATCGCGCACACAACATTGCTTGAACCCTTGGTGGCTCGCACAAGGAGCAAGGAGCGAGGTGTACCATGTCAATGTGTGATAGATGCTTAAATCAAATTTTATCTTAAATCAACGTCAACTATTCTTTGAAAAAATCATGACCAAGTCGTGTAGCCAAAGATTATGCAATATAATACTTCACTTGGTTTTTCTGCATTTATTTTAATGATACCCCGCAATATAATTAAATGCATGCTATCACAATGACACCACATGTTTGCATAAAGACAATGTCTCCTTTTCTTTCTATATGCTACTATTTCATCGTAGAACCATATGTGCAATATGTTTGCCATACAATTTGAGTCTTGATGCATAATGATTTCATCCCATCGAGCATATCACAAATGTATGATAGAATCAATATCATGCTTAACACTTAGCAAGCATGCATCCTAGGGTTTTAATTGTTTTGTCATTCAATTTGCTAAAATGCACTAAAGTGTTGGATACACTTTCAGTACTCTATAGAAGGGAGGAGTAGTTGAACTATTGTTTATTAAAAATATCTCCATTTTTTCTTACTATTGTAGAAAATAGTTACTTGACAATACTTGATATTTGGCGGGAGAATATTTTAGTTAATGTACTATCAATTGAGTGGCTAACAATTCGCTAGTCTATTAGCTACAACTTCATCTAACTAGTTGATTATAGCTGACAATTAAGTGGTCTATTGGTTGTTCATCGCTTCTTCACGACCGATTGAAGCCAAAGAGATTTGGAAGACATCGGCACCTTCGCGAGTCAGATTCTTTTTTTGGTTGGTAATGCATAAAGACAACGAATCGAAAGGTATCATCATGGCTTGCAGGACTCAAACACATGCATCTTCTACGACCAGAGTGCTGAAACAATTGATCACATTTTACTCGGCTGCTCTTATGCAAAGGAGGTCTGGGACTCTTGGCTCAGAAAGCTACACCTACATGAAGTTGTAGTTCCGCATAATCAGAAGCAGGCTATAACGGCTATAACTTGGTGTCTTCACAGCATGAAGCAAGTTCTAAAAACAATACGCAGAGGCTTCGACTCCTTATTCTTCCTTTTTGGGTGGATGATCTGGAAGGAACGCAACGCCAGGACCTTCAACGGGGCAACAACTTCGGTTGTGCAGCTCAGTGGCCTCGTCCAACCGGAGTTTGATGAGTGGCGCATTGCTGGCTTCATCATTTGTCGTCCCTTTTGCCCATCTAATTGTGGCATCCCACTAGTGGTCGTGAAATCTGTTACTTAGTAAGTATAAGCTCGTGCGACTCCATTTGTAGGGATGCTTCGGTAACCTTGGATTACTGTGGCATCTCGGGTTGTAACAAATTCTTTTCTGCTTAATGCCTACCTTGGATTACCTAGGCATGATCGTGAAAAAAGTGGTCTATTGGTTAGGCAGTTTGGTTCACCCGCTAAATTTTAGCAACTATCTGCTATTTGAGTAGATCTAAACAGACTCTAAGAT is a window encoding:
- the LOC8068258 gene encoding glycine-rich protein 2, whose product is MAAAARQRGTVKWFNDTKGFGFISPEDGSEDLFVHQSSIKSEGFRSLAEGEEVEFSVSEGDDGRTKAVDVTGPDGSYVKGGSGGGGGGGGGYGSRGGGGSGGGGRSYGGSWGGGRRSGGGGGAGACYKCGEPGHMARDCPSADGGGGGYGGGGGGYGGGGGGCFKCGEPGHMARDCPSGGGGYGGGGGGGYGGGGGGGACYNCGQTGHMARDCPSGGGGGGGRFGGGGGGGGDRSCYNCGEAGHIARDCPT